Genomic window (Neomonachus schauinslandi chromosome Y, ASM220157v2, whole genome shotgun sequence):
caaattaaatttttatatgcactACAGTTCTTTTGATGAAGGATCGGGAAACAAACAAGTCCAGAGGCTTTGCTTTTATTACATTTGAGAGCCCTGCTGATGCTAAAAATGCTGCCAAAGATATGAATGGGAAGGTAAAAGAGtctcttaaaaattttctagCTCTGTTCTTCATTGAAtagtatttttagatttttatttttagcgtAATGTGTATGCCAAAATTCTTTACTTGTGACTCTTCTTTTTGTTACATAAATACTGGAGAGCGTGTTCGGAAGGAGTAAAATGAACATTAGCTTTAGCAGTATATGTTAATGTATTTCTACATTAGTATTccagtatttaaaattaaaaaaaaaaacctgcacaaAAATAATACAGCAGAAAAAGCTATTGAAATGCATGGAAGTGTTTCTGTAGCATAAAAGCTTAGGAAGACAAATAGGAAAGCTTAATTCCTGTTTTTTCGGGAAAACAATTCTTGAAAAAGTTAATACTTGAGCAGAAACTTTACATTCATACAGGCATTTagttcttgagaaaaaaaaaaataatgagtaaaaTGTTGAAGTGGTGATCTATTACCTGGTCACCTGCACGTAACCTTGCTCTTCTCTCCTTCATAAGTTTTTATTCAGTTACCAGTAATTTTTGTAAAATTGCTATGTGATTATTTTACTGTAGTGGTTGAGGGTTTATTTTGATCCAGGCTTTAGTGCACTGATGAATAAAGCAgatagtctttttctttctggatctTAAAATCCAGTAATTATGTATTATCTGTATACTTTTAAGTTTTTCAGTGATTCTGTTAAAATACTGAATACTTTATCGCACTCCAGGTCACTCCATTCTAGAATTTttggcttcttccttttttagATTACCCTAATCTGTCTTATGGCTTTATTATTCTTTAAGCTATTGCCAATATTTTTTGGACTGGTCAAGACCTGGGTCAGCCTCATAAATAGCATTTTCAGCTTCAAAAACTCAAATTGCATATTTACTCCAAAATTTTATCTCTTATATTGTAGGTAGTATCTTTTTATACTCATAATACtataagttcatttttttaacttttcagttactttatttttgttgtgttaattaagttcatttttaaattacttgcAGGACTTTTTAAGTTCATAGTGTGGAATACACatgttagttttctattttccCCTGTAGATTGGTTTCTGGTACAAAGCAGGCTGTCACTACATACTGACCTTTTTTTACttagcttttatattttctgaCTGTTAGCACGTAGCATGTAGAAGTTGGATTTGGCTGAGGATTTTGTGTTGTGTACAGAGGTAAATTAAACTTATTAACAACAATTgatgatttctttgttttctggcttttaaGGACAAGGACGTGAATTTCTATAGactttatttctaaattctttcagCAGACgttttattgaatacttattaTGTGTTAGCCTTTGATAAAGCGACTGAGTAATGGTTGTAAATCAAAGTACCTGTTTTCTTGTATTTGAGGATAAAAGATAAGAACTGTATAAATAAGAATTAATATGGTTGGTACAAgaactttataagaaataaagTTAGTAATCTAATTAGAACTTGTAGAGGTAGTGGACAGTGTTTTTATCCATGAAGATCAAGGGGCATTAGCTGAATCCTGCGTTTTATAAAGGAAGCAGCCATGCATAACTttgcagaaaatattttggaCTCAGAAACAGCAAACGAGTCACTGGTGTGGGAACTGCTAGTTGTGGCTATTTATATTGGGCTAGGGCCCATACCTACCAGAAGTCTTGGTAGGAATTTAGGATTTAAGATTCTTTTCCGTATGTAATACAAAATGACCAGAATGTTTTATGTGGGATAATTATtaaaagttatgtttttaaaaatcatgttggtCCCTGTGAAAGATaaacaattctgaaattattGGGAGCTTAAGAAATTTAAGCAtctttgaaaaatgagaataatgaagtACTAtattaaaaagttgttttctaGGAACATATTTTAAGCAaagctggggggcgcctgggtggctcagttggttaagcgactgccttcagctcaggtcatgatcctggagtcccgggatcgagtcccgcatcgggctccctgctcggcagggagtctgcttctccctctgaccctcctccctctcatgctctctgtatctcattctctctgtctcaaataaataaataaaaaatctttaaaaaaaaaaaataaagcaaagctgGGTAAGAACAGAGTATGGCAAAACATTAAAGACCAAATAAGTGttctattaaaagaaagaaaagcaaagaaagttaTAACCACAGTAAATACAGCTGCAGTCATAttaggaaattttcttttaattcttagcagaacagataataaaaaataatacaggatATAAACAACCATTTTGAATAAGTAATAGtaactttttttctaaatgacaGTACACATTGTTTTATATACCTTTGGGACactggaaaatttaaataatagaaatacaaaaatgaagtGAGTTATACattagaaaatgtgtattttcatgaAATGTGAGagctattctttttgatgctggaTGGTATTTCAAGGAGTTTTAATAATCAATACATACACTTTGTATTGGATGACTTAATGGAAGGCAGTTACCAGTTAAATGTCTCATATTTGGCAGGTGAAGGACCtgatcattattttctttatctgaacTTGATTTTAGTTTCAGTAATGAGTAGATTTGTAAAACTTGTTAAATTGGTGTAATGTAACTGATATTCTACTTAATGTCTTTAGTCTTTGGATGGAAAAGCAATTAAAGTGGAGCAAGCCAACAAACCATCTTTTGAAAGTGGTGGAAGACGGAAGCCACCACCTCATCCAAGAAACAGAGGCCATCCAAGAAGTGTGAGATgtggaagaggaggaagtggaggagcAAGAGGGCGTTCCTCACGTGGAGGACACTTgggtaatgttttaaaatataaggatGCAACCAAAGGACTGGAAAACAGTAAGTTTGAATGTATGGAAAtacattagtttttatttacatcttttatgAGCATAATAAACTAAGATTCATTAGATGAGGAATTAACATTGGTAATTGaaatacttctcttttttaatgatgaaaacaTGATACTTCATTGCCATATTTGTCTTCAGTCCTTCAAACAAAACATGGCCTCACAAATTTGGTCTCTCATTTTTGTTATCATTGTAATTATTGCCATTTGCCAAGACCTAACTGATGAATTGACAATTTACAATAATTATCCAGACCAATAATCTATGATTTTTACAAAAGGATAATtaagagaaattactgccttaGAAATGTATACCTCatcatttaaaatcaatttattcatttaactgaATATAATTCTTACTTTGAAAATTTGGTTATTAGATGATCTTTTCAGATTATTTATCTTTCTATAGATATTTCCTTTACAGtgttattttatcacatttgtttctttttttcttttctttttttcttatgttgtgTTCTAAATGCTAAGGAATTATAGTTCTAAAATACTTGAAATGATATGCAAAAATATAACGTTGCAGTGAAATGgcataaatttcaaattaaattcagACTGCAATATTTGTTTTCCATATATGCTTGTGCAAACATCAGTGTGAAGGGTTTCTGCCTTGGTCTCTTGTTAGTGAAACTTGCATTTGGGGAAATACCTAGAGCTCTCTTTAGATTTTGGAAGATGTCTTTACTCAGAAAAAGATTAAAAGCCACTGCCTCACAGATACGAATTTATCTTTGTTGTGTGTGTTGGAGGGAGAATGAGTCCTTGAAAATGGTATTTATGAACTTTTCAGAGAGGGTTTTTTTACTCAGTATGAAAAGGAGTCACTTCCTATGTGTTGAATAAACTGTTTCTTCTGTTAACCagtctttaaaaatcaaacatttagCTTCTGTTCTTGAAAACCAGGGTGATATTTAGGAAATTGTCTCCTAAAGTAGAATTGTAAGATTTATCCCATTTAGaagcaattttgtttttatccactAAACTGATAACTGAAAAAATTTTACCTATTTCTGCCATGTATaagaatactcattttttttttaacctatgacAATACCAAGGAGTGGGAATATATCTAAACGTTTTTCTAGTTTAGAAGGGTAAAATGATTTTTGAtgatttaatatgcatttcttaaAATACCAGTAAAATtgaacataacataaaattttgttGACTATTAAGTGCAAGTAAGAATTGTATATGTTAACTTACTCTTTCAGGTAATGAATTTTTGATGCATCTTCtccattagattttttaaaatattttgatttgtgCCTATGTATTACATGCTTTTTAAAGTAGCTTTCTTGACATTAGGATTACTTGAGCaattatttaccatttttctCCACCCCTTCAGTTTTTCCCAGATGTGTCTCTTTAATGTGAATATAAAATGCTTGAGTTTTTCTAGGTTTTCCAAACTGACTTTCACAATgtctttgatttgtatttatatatatcatgtaaGAAAACAAGGTTAGTTTATACAAATCTGAATACTTAAGACCATAATTGtttagtaaagatttttaaacaatgaaacttcatcatttaaaaaatgttgattgTACTTTactaaaaagatttcatttaaacaCAGATGATGGAGAATATACTCTTAACCTCAACATGAGTTCTTCCAGGGGACCCTTTCCAGTTAAAAGAGGCCCATCTTCAAGAAGTGGAGGTCCTCCTCCTAAAAGATCTGCTCCTTCTGCTCCCGGGCGTAGCAATAGAGGGACTGGAAGAAGAGGTAAATGCTGTGAATCACAAAGACAGTTGTTTCTTGTGAATGAAAATCATCTATTTTAAGAAGTTGATTTCAAGAAGCgcaatggaaaataagaaagtatatGGGTGTATTTATTGATCACTACTTATTTTTGGTTAGGATCTAATTCTTCAGCTTCTAATTTTAGATGGCAGTAGGTGATTAACAAACAGTGGGGAAAGCATTCCTCTTAAGTCCACGTTTGTTATAGAacccctcttcattttttaaagttcctggtATAACATGCTTTGGtgagcaggtttttttttttttgcgtgaTTTCTAGATCAAGATATTCTTGAAAATCACAATGCCCTATGAGAATATTTTGATGTGTATTTTGATCACCTGGTTTCTGTTAGTTATTAGTTTATTAACAATAAATGCAACTtgccatattttctctttctgtgtttggACTGTGATGGTGGCTTTACTAAAGATTCTGTTTTAAATGCAGATGATGATGGATACACACTTAATCGCAGCATGAGTTTGAAAGTATGTGCATTAGTGATGTCCTAATCTAAAATTTATTAGAAAGTTcagttttaaaatcataattatgTGTAAGACATTGTTTCTGTTCTGTGAGAATACtaagaaatgtataaatacatgTGAGATTACATTTTTTGCTTCCAAGAATCCTCTCATTAGGAAGGAAATATCTAGTATTAAGTATTTcatgataaagaaatagaaagtattttGTTACCTAGATGAAAAGAGATAGAGATCACTGTGGGGTTTGGTTATTTAATAACAAATAAGGCTTGGtagacataaaatttaaataataaatagacttacaaattttaaataatttaaattggaAATCACAGGAGTGCATATAGTTATGAAGCTATTATAATTTAGTTATGACATATGGAAGGTAAGAGTTCATCACCAAAGTTGATGGAGAGATGTTTTAAACTGTAAGATAACAGTCCTTAGGGAATTTGAAATTACttgagagaatttaaagcaagagATAAGTAGAATCAAATATAAGAACATAATTTTGAGAAGGTGTAAGATCTTGGATTGAACAGAGTAGGAATCAAGAGGGTAAAGAACGTCTTAGTGAAGAAATAAACACTATATCTTCAAATTTAGAATGAAAACTTCAGTTCTTTTAATGCAACATTGCTCTTTAACTTCTATGGTAGAAGTTGACATTATCAGATTTACCTTTTATGAAGCTAAGTGTAATTTGCTGTTGTCTTAAATACAGAAGAAGCCTACACGTTTCCAATGAAagaattaggcaaaaaaaaagggggagtgCTTAATTCTAGGAACTAGGAATAATAATTAGCATGTGAAGATAACATTACTTGTGGGAGAAAGTTTCATATTTAGGAAGGGGTACATTACTTTCCAAATTAGCTCTTAAACAGTATTGCTAATAAAGCACTAGACATCAACACTGTCATCATTACAAAATTAAGCCACTTGGTatgataaattagaaaatatatgtaaagaatttgGCATCTAATGCCCCAAGGAAAGATAACACTGTTGGTGTGAGTGGAATGAATTGAAGTCAGTACTTTTTTTAGCAGAAAAAAGATACGTATGTATTTCAGTCAGTAAACAGTTTGAAGGTTTTGCATGTTAATACTCATGAACAGTTAgtatgaagataaaaagaaataaaggaaaggataatATCTTTCAGCTGGAGCAGttttaatgactgaatgaatcactgtgaatttctcttttaagctttttgagaaacactggccaTGAAGGAACAGTGGAATATAGAAAACCAGGGAAATATTTAGGTGATATCAGGAACATttaggaattaaagaaaaacagcatTGTAAGTGAGCAGAGTGGTAGAGAAAGCAGGGTAGGTACATCATGTATGCAAGGTACTAGAAGTTTTGCAGTTGGGGGCAGTAAATAGAAAATGATGAAGATAATGAAAGCAGGAAGAGGCACAGTTCATTTCATGCGGTGGAGagattgttttaagaaaaaaaacaaggatgtataaaagaaacatgtttaaattaattaaatgagatGGTTACATAGAAGACAATAAAAGAAAGTGATGAATAATGGGGTAATTACTTAATACATTAAAGTGACTTACTGTGTTAATACTTGCTGTGTTAATACTTGCAACAATAAGCAAGTATTCTTGATAGTGATTCCTGATGGTGTTAGTATGTATAAGGGTAAAAGACGAGAAAACATACGGGGAatcttgaaacttaaaaaaatggttatgaAAAGACTAAAGTAAATGGGAAAATAGTTTGACACTAAATTGTGATAGCTTAATAAATACTGTGATCTTTGGGGAGCAATTGAAACATTTTAACTAGGAATGTACCTCACTACCACCCTGGTGAATATGGAAAAGAATAGTTCAGCTGTAGTGGGACCATTATAGTGGAGAGTATATTGAACAGCTGAAGCATGTTTAATAGACTTTTAAGTAACCTGGACAAGGGATGGGTTAAGTAAGACAATgacaaataggaaagaaaagctGACAAGTGAAAGTAAAGAGGCAGATTTAATCATTGAATTGGTTGAAGTAGCTACTGAAATTGTTtatatttagaagttttttttacaTACCGATGGTAATTTAAAGATTATGCAAATTTACATAGGGAAGATACCAGAAGATAAGACATTCAGGAACATgtaaaaagcagacaaaaataatcataaatagtATCTTAAGGGAGAAATCTTTAAGAATTGTGGAAAGAAATCTGTTtcgaatttttctttcttataaaaattattgagatacttatttaagaatttttaaattaaagggcCACCATCACGTGGGAGAGAAAATTATAGAGGTCCTTCACGCAAAGAGCCAGTGTCTTCCCGGAGAAATGACTATATTTCACCAAGAGATGATGGTTACAATACCAAAGATaggtaaaggaaaacaaagtataTAAACTGTTAAGTTAtagtggatttttgtttttgttgaagtGAAATTcactaacaaaattaaatattttaaagttaataattCAATAACAGTACATTTACAGTGTTAAACAACTACCATCTTTATGTAGTACCAAAATATTGTTATCATCCCCAGATAACCCTTAATGTTACCCCTACCTGCTTCCAGGGCCTCACAAACGCCAATCTGTGTTCTGTCtctggatttacctattctgcaTAGATTATACTAATGGAGTCCAACcaatgtaacattttgtgtctggcttctttagtACAAATGTTTTCAAGAAACATGCATTGTAGCATGAATTCTTActatggattttttatttttatattccattgtatatgccATTAACACAATGTGGGATATTTCCACCGTATTATGTTGTGAACGTTGATCTGTAAAtatttgaatacctgttttcaattctttggggcaTATACTTAGGTCTGGAATTTTGGGGTCCTATtgtaattctgtaattttttaaggaaccaccaACCTTCCCCACAAGAACTgtactattatatatttttattatcaatgtGCAGATTCTGATTTCTTTACATtactaacatttaatattttgctttttttttaattatagccaacATAATATGTGGGTGAAGCAGTgactagtttttgttttgtattttacctAATGACTGATTGAGCATCTGTTCATGTACTTGTTAGCcgtttgtgtgtcttctttataGAAAAGTGTATTCAAGTCTGCCCGTTGaaaaatgttttgtctttttattgtcaattttttatatatattctggatataagaaactgcattttaaaatttgctgcTTTATTTAAGTTATTCGAGCAGAGATTATCCAAGTTCCCGAGACACCAAGAATTACGCTCCACCATCTAGAGACTATGCATACCGTTACTATGGCCATTCAAGTTCTCGGGATGAACATTACTCTAGAGGATATAGGTactatgaaaatttaaatttttatcaaatagCTGCTTGCAATTCTTGTTACattaatgcctttttttaaatttagtgatCGTGATGGCTTTGGTGGTGTTCGTGATAGAGATTATTCTGAACATTCAAGTGGAGGCTCTTACAGAGAATCATATGAGAGTTATGGTAAGAGTTCAGTTGTTACTTAAAACTCATGCAATTAGATTTAACAAGCCAGATTGTTGAGTATATAATGTTACTTCTAATTCTACAAGGCAAAACTGCAGTATGGCCTTTTATTAGTTTGAAGatttttgaattacttttttaatagTCCATTTAAACTAACAGGTTACTTTTGAGGGTAAATTGGCAGTCTcatcaaaaacattttaacatttttaactaACAAGGAAGGGAGAGTGTTTAACAATatgaaacataagaaaaatatgaaggtCAGAATTTCAGCCCATTTTCAGAAACTGACAGAACATTTACTTCAAATTATTTAACCTAAAACATGCATGTtacatttacatttccttttaaattaataaaaacatatttcttcCAAATACAGTACTTAAATT
Coding sequences:
- the LOC110580811 gene encoding RNA-binding motif protein, X chromosome-like: MVEADRPGKLFIGGLNIETKEKTLEAVFGKYGHIVEVLLMKDRETNKSRGFAFITFESPADAKNAAKDMNGKSLDGKAIKVEQANKPSFESGGRRKPPPHPRNRGHPRSVRCGRGGSGGARGRSSRGGHLGNVLKYKDATKGLENNDGEYTLNLNMSSSRGPFPVKRGPSSRSGGPPPKRSAPSAPGRSNRGTGRRGPPSRGRENYRGPSRKEPVSSRRNDYISPRDDGYNTKDSYSSRDYPSSRDTKNYAPPSRDYAYRYYGHSSSRDEHYSRGYSDRDGFGGVRDRDYSEHSSGGSYRESYESYGSSRGAQPARGPPLSYGGSSRYDDYSSTRNGYGGGRESYSSSRSDFYISRERGGRQDRGFAPSVDRAYPSRESYVSSSYGASGGGPGGNRSERGGRRR